aagaagacagaaaacaactacaagaagacacaaaacaaccacaaagagacagaaaacaaccacaagaagacagaaaacaaccacaaagagacagaaaacaaccacaaagagacagaaaacaaccacaagaagacagaaaacaaccacaatgatgcagaaaatcACAGCAAAGACACGTAAAACAATTACAGAGCAGCATTACAATCACAAGATGACAAACAAGCACGAAAACGGAGACAGTGGCTCAAAACATTTAGtcgcaggtatctggaactgaacaatagaatattttacaacttgtcaagatgtAGAAATCAcattaaatttacattcatttccacgTAGTAGTCATCCTGACACGacacaaactaaagtgggaaCTGCTGAGGAAAAGGTCAAGTTGTTCCCCTACCTTGTAAATGCATAAATTTgtacataaaaaatgtgtataaGTTGTAGCAGTGCATGAGAAATAGGGTTCCACCAAACAGAACTCAGTGCTGACTGACATTATACAACACAGTGTTTCACAGTAGGGATTCATTTTCACCTCGGTCATTTTTATACTTTGCGTTGTCGTCCcttgggccggattggaccctctgacgggccggttttggcccatgggccttacgtttgacacccctgcagtTGAtagttagcatagcttagcattaagaccagaaacaaaggaaagaaaagccATCTGACAGTCAATTTAACTGTTTCCACATACTGTTAGACCCGTACGTTTCAgtatttatgctaagctaagctaatcaacTCCATATTGACATGACAGTGGTACCAATCTCGGTCAGAGAGCAAGTCAACATGTGTCCCAGAAATGTCAGTCCCTCAGCTCTGAGTTCCGGTCCAGCTCAGACGAACCTGTCCCCACTGAAGGTTCGACCGGTCTTCGTTGTCGCTCTGGTTGCTCGGCTCTTCCTGCCTTCATAGAACAGCGGTGGCACCAGAGTCACTCTAGAGGATGAGGTCGGCAGCACGTAGGTCCGTCTGGTTCTGGCAGTGGCGAAAGAAATCGGCCTCCGTGGCCGATCTGATGAGCTGATGGAAGAGGAAATACAACATGAACTTACTGTACCACTCAGGTTTGTTGGCCGTGTTACTGCTGACATTCTGAGATTAGACGACTTTTAAAGAGCAGCTTTCTGTTCACCTTGATGGTAGACCTTCTTTTCCAGCGAAGGTCGTCAACACCGTCCCTCCTGCGATGAGCAGGATGGAACCTCCCCAGCCGACGAAAAGAGCAGCTCCAAGTTCATATCTGAGCAGCACATGTGGAGGTATATCTGTTAGTGTGGTTCCCTGTCTTGGACTTTATAATAATGCTCATGTAACTTCGAAGAACTTACTTCTGTGACACAAAATTTGGATCCACAAACTCAGTGATGATTCTGTTGGCCCACCACGAGTAGGTGATCATACCACAGAATCCTACCAAGAAAAAGTCGATACGGTAAACATCTGGAATTTACCTCAgcattaataaagtatctatctatctatccatctatccatccaaccatcctccatccatccatctatccatccatccatcatttgaTATAAAACCATGAACATGTTCGGACATGTTTACCTGACACCAGGTAGGTTATCCCTCCAGCAAACGTCACCCTGGCGTTGACGATCTCTGAGCCTCCTATTTTGGTGCATTTCATCCCTATCAGCGTGAGGACGCCTCCGAAGAAGCCGGTGATGACGGCGCAGATGGCCAGCGCTCTGCAGGCGTGGAGGTACGCTGCAAGGAAACAGGTATGACTGAAATGCAGCAAACactaaagacagaaaaccaacCATCGGAGCACTTAGAACCATTTTGGATCCTCCTGTTGTTCATGTCAACAGGAAGTCTTTGTTAGCTGGAGCCACATTCAGTCAGGGCCTGTGTGAAAACTCTtccttctgttgttttgttgtttgagtGTTATTGGTGTTGGGTGGCAGATATTTATCAGTA
This portion of the Acanthochromis polyacanthus isolate Apoly-LR-REF ecotype Palm Island chromosome 22, KAUST_Apoly_ChrSc, whole genome shotgun sequence genome encodes:
- the LOC110961679 gene encoding claudin-10-like isoform X1; protein product: MKYRMKVMYLEIGCFVSCLCGWMLVCSTLPTEYWSYSDSLTVLTTSNFYSNLWRDCVSDDTGVSDCKDYPSMLALPAYLHACRALAICAVITGFFGGVLTLIGMKCTKIGGSEIVNARVTFAGGITYLVSGFCGMITYSWWANRIITEFVDPNFVSQKYELGAALFVGWGGSILLIAGGTVLTTFAGKEGLPSSSSDRPRRPISFATARTRRTYVLPTSSSRVTLVPPLFYEGRKSRATRATTKTGRTFSGDRFV
- the LOC110961679 gene encoding claudin-10-like isoform X2; translation: MLVCSTLPTEYWSYSDSLTVLTTSNFYSNLWRDCVSDDTGVSDCKDYPSMLALPAYLHACRALAICAVITGFFGGVLTLIGMKCTKIGGSEIVNARVTFAGGITYLVSGFCGMITYSWWANRIITEFVDPNFVSQKYELGAALFVGWGGSILLIAGGTVLTTFAGKEGLPSSSSDRPRRPISFATARTRRTYVLPTSSSRVTLVPPLFYEGRKSRATRATTKTGRTFSGDRFV